From a region of the Daphnia pulicaria isolate SC F1-1A chromosome 1, SC_F0-13Bv2, whole genome shotgun sequence genome:
- the LOC124321228 gene encoding carotenoid isomerooxygenase-like, whose amino-acid sequence MAGKVEHPSTWVRTLDKETESPVDGIIIGKIPEWLQGSLMRNGSGIFEIGETKMDHLFDGLSVINRFAIDGQGEGKATYQNCILKSDTYKDSKAANRLTVHQFGTFAYPDPCKSLLGKFTARFEPVTKTERTDNCSVNLCYFGDKLYALTESPFIRQIDSETLDIIGEKCDISKLVAVNHATAHPHVNKDGTVYNMGNSVGSKGPAYNVIEFPAGDGAFCRPKIVATFPSRWKMSHSYYHSFGITENYFVFIEYPLIANTAKLLTLNLRQKAFDSSLDWSPTEHTRIILCERKTGELVETVYETPPFFSFHIGNCYEKDGYLVMDLSHCKDDTVMSGLSVKSLRENKGDFTNTYYTRFVLPLAGIEPPVDKNFQKRENLIKLEGSKCISYWISDKIIFCEPDRLSDLSLELPRINYSRNGLEYRFAYGISQTDGYAESEKILKLDVNSRDVKIWAKTEFSPSEPVYVSRPGSTDEDDGVILFSAVHQVDVKKVLLVILNAATFEEEAVVEYVASGVVTKDFHGLFSRTGDALHGY is encoded by the exons ATGGCGGGAAAAGTAGAACATCCAAGCACTTGGGTAAGAACCCTTGACAAAGAAACTGAATCGCCCGTTGATGGAATCATTATTG GCAAGATTCCAGAATGGTTACAAGGTTCATTAATGCGCAATGGAAGCGGGATATTTGAAATCGGAGAAACGAAGATGGATCATTTGTTCGATGGATTGTCAGTAATTAACCGCTTCGCCATTGATGGCCAAGGCGAAGGAAAAGCAACTTACCAAAATTGTATCCTCAAAAGTGATACATATAAAGATTCGAAAGCTGCTAATCGACTGACTGTGCATCAGTTTG GTACCTTTGCGTATCCTGATCCTTGCAAATCTCTTTTGGGAAA GTTTACGGCACGCTTCGAGCCTGTTACCAAAACTGAACGAACAGATAACTGCTCTGTTAATCTCTGTTATTTTGGGGATAAACTATACGCTCTGACTGAATCTCCCTTTATACGCCAAATTGATTCAGAAACTCTCGATATCATCGGCGAAAAA TGCGATATAAGTAAACTTGTAGCTGTCAATCATGCTACTGCACATCCTCACGTGAATAAAGATGGAACCGTTTATAATATGGGGAATTCCGTTGGATCAAAAGGACCCGCTTATAATGTGATTGAATTTCCCGCAG ggGATGGAGCATTTTGTAGACCAAAAATTGTTGCTACCTTTCCGTCACGTTGGAAGATGAGTCATTCCTACTACCATAGTTTTGGCATTACAGAAAActactttgtttttattgaataTCCGCTGATTGCAAATACTGCA AAACTTCTAACACTGAACTTACGACAGAAAGCATTTGATTCATCGTTGGACTGGTCACCGACAGAACAC ACTCGAATCATtctttgcgagagaaaaactGGTGAACTAGTCGAAACTGTTTACGAAACTCCaccatttttctcctttcataTTGGAAACTGTTACGAGAAAGACGGTTATCTCGTTATGGATCTTTCACACTGCAAGGATGACACA GTTATGTCTGGTTTGAGTGTGAAAAGCTTGCGCGAAAATAAGGGTGATTTTACCAATACATATTACACTCGTTTCGTACTACCATTAGCGGGAATTGAG CCTCCTGTAGACAAGAATTTTCAGAAACgtgaaaatttaataaaattagaaGGATCAAAATGCATTTCTTACTGGATATCAGACAAGATAATATTTTGTGAACCTGATCGTTTGTCAGATCTAAGTTTGGAACTTCCACGAATAAATTACTCTCGAAATGGATTAGAGTATCGATTTGCTTATGGAATCTCGCAAACGGACGGTTACGCCGAATCAGAAAAG ATCTTGAAACTTGATGTGAATTCCAGAGATGTTAAAATATGGGCAAAAACTGAATTCAGTCCATCTGAACCTGTTTACGTTTCACGCCCTGGATCGACAGATGAAGATGACGGAGTTATCTTGTTTTCTGCAGTACATCAAGTTGATGTTAAGAAAGTTTTACTTGTGATTTTAAATGCAGCTACctttgaagaagaagctgtCGTAGAGTATGTTGCTTCTGGAGTAGTGACGAAAGATTTTCATGGCCTTTTCTCTCGAACTGGCGATGCATTGCATGGTTACTGA
- the LOC124351948 gene encoding cystathionine beta-synthase-like isoform X2, whose product MASINSNVSESATPVEFVRPDLPSRCTWHRNADPATSPHTLKPPQPRKKIMTTILDNIGNTPLVQLNSIPKSCGLKCEILAKCEFFNAGGSVKDRIGLRMVEDAEKAGKIKPGDVLIEPTSGNTGIGIALAAAVKGYRCIIVLPEKMSNEKVDTLKALGAEIVRTPTSATFDSPESHISVAQRLNRDIPNSMILDQYRNPGNPLAHYDITAEEIIDQCDGKLDMIVLSAGTGGTATGIGRKIKEKLPNCIVVGVDPEGSILAEPEEINKTDNSGFYEVEGIGYDFIPTVLDRSVVDKWFKSNDKDSLTMSRKLIREEGLLCGGSCGAAMSAAVKAAQELKEGQRCVVLLPDGLRNYMSKFLSDQWMMERDLLDSSGDVSENHWWSNLLVSALNLQAPLSIVPSVTCQEAIDIMKKEGFDQLPVVDKEGSIKGMVTLGSLMTRLLAKKADPKTPVEDVLYGQFKRVTLNTPLAKVSRILDRDHYCLVVHNQRLYTSDTVEERTVVVGIVTQIDLLNYITNHIQI is encoded by the exons ATGGCTTCAATCAATAGCAACGTGTCAGAATCGGCAACTCCTGTCGAGTTTGTTCGTCCCGATTTACCCAGCCGTTGCACGTGGCATCGCAACGCAGACCCTGCCACTTCGCCGCACACCCTCAAACCTCC acagCCGCGAAAGAAAATTATGACAACAATTTTGGACAACATTGGAAATACCCCACTTG TTCAATTGAATTCTATACCAAAAAGCTGCGGTTTGAAGTGCGAAATTC TTGCGAAATGCGAATTTTTCAACGCTGGTGGAAGCGTTAAGGATCGTATTGGATTGAGGATGGTAGAAGATGCCGAAAAAGCTGGTAAAATTAAACCCGGAGACGTGCTTATCGAACCAACTTCAGGAAACACTG GCATCGGAATCGCATTGGCAGCCGCTGTGAAAGGTTATCGTTGCATCATTGTCCTACCGGAAAAAATGTCCAACGAAAAGGTTGATACCTTGAAAGCACTTGGAGCCGAAATTGTGCGAACACCAACGTCTGCGACTTTTGACTCACCTGAAAGTCACATTTCGGTGGCCCAGCGACTCAATCGCGATATCCCAAATTCTATGATTCTAGATCAG tacCGTAACCCTGGCAATCCTTTGGCTCACTACGACATCACGGCCGAAGAAATTATTGATCAATGCGATGGCAAATTAGATATGATTGTC TTGTCAGCGGGAACTGGAGGAACGGCTACAGGCATTGGTCGAAAGATTAAAGAGAAACTTCCGAATTGTATTGTAGTCGGCGTCGATCCGGAGGGTTCCATCTTAGCTGAACCAgaagaaattaataaaaccGATAATTCCGGATTTTACGAAGTGGAAGGCATAGGATATGACTTTATTCCTACTGTTCTTG ATCGCTCAGTAGTTGACAAATGGTTCAAATCTAACGATAAGGATTCATTGACCATGTCGAGAAAGCTCATTCGAGAAGAAGGTCTTCTGTGCG GTGGCAGCTGTGGAGCGGCTATGTCAGCTGCTGTAAAAGCTGCGCAAGAGCTTAAAGAAGGACAACGATGCGTCGTCCTTCTTCCCGATGGATTGAGGAACTACATGAGCAAATTCCTTTCTGATCAGTGGATGATGGAACGCGACTTGCTTGACAGCTCAGGAGATGTTTCTGAGAATCATTG GTGGTCCAACTTGTTGGTGTCTGCTCTTAATTTACAAGCTCCGCTGTCAATTGTTCCTTCGGTTACATGCCAGGAAGCCATAGACATCATGAAAAAGGAAGGATTTGATCAACTCCCCGTTGTAGACAAAGAAGG aTCAATTAAAGGAATGGTAACGCTTGGGTCTTTAATGACTCGATTGCTGGCTAAAAAAGCTGATCCAAAAACACCAGTGGAAGATGTACTTTATGGTCAATTTAAACGAGTCACGCTCAACACTCCGCTTGCCAAGGTTTCAAGGATTCTCGATCGCGACCATTATTGTCTGGTCGTTCACAATCAACGTCTCT ATACCAGTGACACTGTTGAAGAACGTACCGTGGTTGTTGGCATTGTTACCCAGATCGATCTTCTAAACTATATTACCAACCATATCCAGATTTAA
- the LOC124320854 gene encoding bromodomain adjacent to zinc finger domain protein 1A-like — protein MPLLRRQPFVPQPPPLDIRPEEEIFYFPVTNEIFRDYEAFFERTILCNSLVWSCSLTAKSNLTYQEAIESEKRALQSVSDIPLELRQPLLLIASLTCRGKVNETCDDVYYFMKDRYFKNEHVEAILRSKWYPAQVIRVVPPTIEELEQYKQELDDELSTEDKLLMLDQYGPPPELFKYEVKEEFNSKDGSVGPIHTVTVDCIRREKGFYSRERVRLYLRYCLQFDECEGIWVVKPEAWNKLNMDSIKYSEFFTGEKPRFEEKRAPKKVNKSLSTSKGGETPKASKTPRTPKTPSNDKDSNGKGTPVKGTPSKRGQPDAVRNAKSATKSPKLDAEALAKEFIKIREERETLRQMADQRKQQKVDEKLLAKEKKKEEKRVMAEYVKEWSKIREDLECDDLKDLPSPTPIQCAIPNGIFGDFVMVLEFFLGFGEELQLKDAFPGGLTFELLERAVVENEVSGPLSDILQTLLSSLFEFQDAESEEVKEAGSTTSGVQESEVEGGLTYQGTPLKKLSMDSLTVSEILRLHLISSGGGSSELRTKWRYQQRGGYSAADDPGVQLRQEDPHILHALSHSTVYELPVGDKMKVIKCLCHQILTYASIRDILEEKSTKLIHLRQELKALHANERRMRKEDIINRAKLRSEENGNTEDGTELERLLQETAKRKGEVLKKEQQLRQQILRMTAMTHLAPLGQDRAFRRFWVFESLPGLFVEHDDDYVGTCLPEPTPYSMPKPNGLPIDPSKCKEDIRKFFKAANKENDISTEPVCENSLKIRPKIFGVCTSNPTNCPVHATYLSRTKWSFYENVDFVDQILLSLNERGQRESVLKNAMVREKERIVEGITKCFVHRLDNSRPEVKLEGETRKSTRQIRKEKEYDINLYFPAGTPVEEIMERTLVDMVLETEEKIFVGGLGSLKVKDRNAWRTSLEERKFVSQVETLTWGGKLETKTHPKLENNDAEDEDNRSETSSSVEAETTANAVARKCVVDLACSLLQLAQSVETKYLKKPLGEDEKERKKRLKAEEAMKKWEDHKEPDHKTDAKTEPKTVRTPLEKWELSLHACTSLSQLYVHLALLDNSITWNRSALNARCRICRRKGDPEKMLLCDGCDKGHHMYCLKPLLTVVPEGDWFCAECKPREKPRTPRKARRVFSEESEDEAVEEEEADAGEEEAEVEAEEGESDVESVDNEICPVCQEGGEVICCDTCPAVYHLECINPPLRKVPRGKWSCPQCKTPPQDRERGKLREKNSDGRTGSARISRTRHAIDFDEEVKDMGRHAGARKRTQTEPVRSKSPADLTLGKRRSAAEAVDKIAQSSKRLRGDSNDDESGNSDNNSKWNAAAHRKRSRPLPLPSATSPSGFVDLADLLQLLADLSSHVDSWPFLKPVTRAEAPDYHHVIKQAMDLGTMKYKLNSIKYKTAEDFVKDLQLIFTNCYTYNNDAADEYKCGRNLSRYAEKQLEKLGIKMMPTD, from the exons ATGCCGCTTCTACGTCGTCAACCGTTCGTTCCTCAGCCACCTCCACTTGATATTCGTCCAGAAGAGGAAATATTCTATTTCCCTGTGACTAATGAAATCTTCAGAGACTATGA AGCATTTTTTGAGAGGACCATTCTTTGCAATTCTTTGGTTTGGTCATGTTCATTGACAGCTAAAAGCAATTTGACTTACCAAGAAGCCATTGAAAGTGAAAAACGAGCACTGCAGTCTGTTAGTGACATTCCATTAGAG TTGAGGCAACCTCTACTTCTCATTGCTTCCCTCACATGCAGAGGAAAAGTAAATGAAACATGTGATGATGTTTATTACTTTATGAAAGatcgttatttcaaaaatgaacaTGTGGAAGCAATTCTACGCTCCAAGTGGTATCCTGCACAAGTAATACGGGTTGTACCTCCTACTATTGAAGAACTTGAACAGTACAAACAAGAACTTGATGATGAGCTCAGCACAGAGGATAAACTATTGATGCTAGATCAATATGGGCCTCCAcctgaattatttaaatatgaagTTAAAGAAGAATTCAACAGCAAAGATGGATCTGTTGGTCCCATTCACACG GTCACAGTAGATTGCattagaagagaaaaaggcttTTACTCTCGAGAAAGGGTACGGTTGTACTTGCGATACTGCTTGCAGTTTGATGAATGCGAGGGTATCTGGGTTGTTAAG ccTGAAGCATGGAACAAATTGAATATGGATTCTATCAAATACTCTGAATTTTTTACGGGCGAAAAGCCGAGGTTTGAAGAAAAACGAGCTCCAAAGAAAGTCAATAAAAGCTTGTCAACTAGTAAGGGAGGTGAGACGCCCAAAGCGTCTAAAACACCCAGAACACCTAAAACACCATCCAATGACAAAGACAGCAACGGGAAGGGCACTCCGGTAAAAGGTACCCCAAGTAAAAGAGGGCAGCCGGACGCAGTTCGGAATGCAAAATCCGCCACCAAAAGTCCTAAGTTAGATGCTGAAGCGTTGGCGAAGGAATTCATaaa GATTCGTGAAGAACGCGAAACTCTTAGGCAAATGGCTGATCAGCGAAAGCAACAAAAGGTCGACGAGAAGTTGCTggctaaagaaaagaaaaaagaagaaaaacgtgttATGGCTGAATACGTCAAA GAATGGAGCAAAATCCGTGAGGATTTAGAATGCGACGATCTTAAAGATTTGCCTTCGCCCACTCCTATTCAATGTGCCATCCCTAACGGTATCTTTGGAGACTTCGTTATGGTGTTGGAGTTCTTCTTGGGATTCGGCGAAGAATTACAATTGAAAGATGCTTTTCCAGGAGGGCTTACTTTTGAACTCTTAGAACGCGCCGTCGTAGAAAACGAAGTGTCTGGTCCTCTTAGCGATATTTTACAAACATTGCTTAGCTCTTTGTTCGAATTTCAAGACGCTGAATCTGAAGAAGTTAAAGAAGCTGGAAGTACGACAAGTGGTGTTCAGGAGTCAGAAGTCGAAGGCGGATTAACTTACCAG ggTACTCCTCTTAAGAAGCTGTCTATGGATTCCTTAACCGTATCAGAAATATTACGACTTCACTTAATATCGTCTGGTGGCGGTAGTAGTGAACTTCGTACAAAGTGGCGGTATCAACAAAGAGGTGGATATAGTGCTGCTGATGATCCTGGTGTTCAGTTGCGTCAGGAAGATCCTCATATTCTACATGCCTTGTCTCACAGCACGGTATACGAATTGCCCGTCGGTGATAAAATGAAAGTTATCAAATGCCTTTGTCATCAAATACTCACATATGCATCAATAAGAGACATACTCGAAGAAAAGAGTACTAAATTAATCCATTTACGTCAAGAACTGAAAGCTCTGCATGCCAATGAGAGACGTATGAGAAAAGAAGATATCATTAATCGAGCCAAATTACGCTCTGAAGAGAACGGTAACACCGAAGATGGAACAGAGTTAGAAAGGTTGCTACAAGAAACtgccaaaagaaaaggggaggTTCTCAAGAAGGAGCAGCAACTTCGCCAACAAATTCTCAGGATGACAGCCATGACTCATTTGGCACCTCTTGGACAAGATCGTGCTTTCAG gagGTTTTGGGTTTTTGAATCACTTCCCGGGTTGTTTGTGGAACATGATGATGACTACGTTGGGACTTGTTTACCCGAACCCACGCCCTATTCCATGCCAAAACCAAACGGATTGCCGATTGATCCCAGCAAATGCAAAGAAGACAttaggaaattttttaaagcagcgaataaagaaaatgatatCTCAACCGAACCTGTCTGCGAAAA TTCTTTGAAAATTAGGCCCAAAATTTTTGGCGTTTGCACTTCTAATCCGACGAACTGCCCTGTCCACGCCACCTACCTTTCACGAACAAAATGGTCATTCTATGAAAATGTCGATTTCGTTGATCAAATCCTACTGAGCCTTAATGAACGAGGGCAACGTGAAAGCGTATTGAAGAATGCAATGGttcgagaaaaggaaagaatcgTAGAAGGAATCACAAAGTGCTTTGTCCACCGTTTGGATAATTCAAGGCCTGAAGTTAAACTCGAAGGTGAAACTCGCAAATCCACCAGACAAATACGAAAGGAGAAAGAATACGATATCAACCTTTACTTTCCTGCCGGTACTCCCGTCGAGGAGATCATGGAGCGAACACTAGTTGATATGGTTCTTGAGActgaagagaaaatttttgttgGCGGCTTGGGATCCTTAAAG GTCAAAGACCGAAACGCATGGAGAACGTCTTTAGAAGAAAGGAAGTTTGTGTCACAGGTTGAAACTCTAACTTGGGGTGGAAAGCTGGAAACGAAGACACATCCAAAGCTTGAAAACAATGATGCTGAGGATGAAGATAACCGCTCCGAAACAAGCTCTTCGGTGGAAGCAGAAACCACTGCTAATGCCGTTGCCAGAAAGTGCGTTGTGGATCTAGCATGTTCCTTACTTCAGTTAGCTCAAAGTGTCGAAACCAAGTATCTGAAGAAACCTCTAG gagaagatgagaaagaaagaaaaaaacgactaAAAGCCGAAGAAGCGATGAAAAAATGGGAAGACCACAAGGAGCCGGATCACAAGACGGATGCCAAAA CGGAACCGAAAACAGTACGAACGCCGTTAGAAAAATGGGAGTTGTCTCTACATGCATGCACGAGTTTGTCACAGTTGTACGTTCACTTAGCGCTATTAG ATAACAGTATTACATGGAATCGCTCAGCGTTGAATGCTCGATGCCGTATTTGTCGTCGTAAAGGAGATCCGGAAAAAATGTTGCTCTGCGATGGATGTGATAAAGGACACCACATGTATTGCTTGAAACCTTTGCTCACCGTTGTACCAGAAGGAGATTG gTTCTGTGCCGAGTGCAAACCCCGTGAAAAGCCTCGAACGCCTCGTAAAGCACGTCGCGTCTTTTCTGAAGAATCCGAGGACGAggctgttgaagaagaagaagcggatgCTGGCGAAGAGGAAGCCGAAGTTGAAGCGGAGGAGGGTGAAAGTGATGTAGAATCAGTAGATAATGAAATCTGCCCAGTTTGCCAAGAAGGTGGAGAGGTTATTTGCTGTGACACATGCCCAGCCGTCTATCACTTAGAATGCATCAACCCGCCTCTGAGAAAGGTCCCAAGAGGCAAATGGTCTTGTCCGCAGTGCAAGACACCTCCCCAGGATAGGGAAAGAGGCAAACTACgagaaaaaa ATTCTGACGGTCGGACCGGTTCTGCCCGAATCTCACGAACCCGTCATGCGATCGATTTTGATGAAGAAGTGAAGGATATGGGGAGGCATGCTGGTGCGCGTAAGCGTACGCAAACCGAGCCTGTACGATCCAAGTCACCCGCTGACTTGACCCTAGGCAAACGCCGTTCGGCAGCAGAAGCTGTTGACAAAATTGCTCAATCCTCCAAGCGACTCAGAGGGGACAGCAACGATG ACGAAAGCGGTAATagcgacaacaacagcaagtGGAATGCAGCAGCACATCGGAAAAGGAGTCGTCCATTGCCATTGCCTTCCGCAACTTCTCCTTCCGGGTTTGTCGACTTGGCTGATTTACTACAGCTATTGGCCGATCTGAGCAGTCATGTCGATAGTTGGCCTTTCCTCAAACCTGTCACCAGAGCAGAG GCTCCGGACTATCATCATGTTATTAAACAAGCTATGGATCTTGGTACAATGAAGTACAAACTCAACAGTATAAAGTACAAGACGGCGGAAGATTTCGTCAAGGATTTGCAGTTGATATTCACGAACTGCTATACTTACAATAACGACGCTGCCGATGAATACAA ATGTGGTCGCAACCTGAGTCGATACGCTGAGAAGCAGTTAGAAAAACTAGGTATCAAGATGATGCCAACGGATTAA
- the LOC124351948 gene encoding cystathionine beta-synthase-like isoform X1, translating to MASINSNVSESATPVEFVRPDLPSRCTWHRNADPATSPHTLKPPQPRKKIMTTILDNIGNTPLVQLNSIPKSCGLKCEILAKCEFFNAGGSVKDRIGLRMVEDAEKAGKIKPGDVLIEPTSGNTGIGIALAAAVKGYRCIIVLPEKMSNEKVDTLKALGAEIVRTPTSATFDSPESHISVAQRLNRDIPNSMILDQYRNPGNPLAHYDITAEEIIDQCDGKLDMIVLSAGTGGTATGIGRKIKEKLPNCIVVGVDPEGSILAEPEEINKTDNSGFYEVEGIGYDFIPTVLDRSVVDKWFKSNDKDSLTMSRKLIREEGLLCGGSCGAAMSAAVKAAQELKEGQRCVVLLPDGLRNYMSKFLSDQWMMERDLLDSSGDVSENHWWSNLLVSALNLQAPLSIVPSVTCQEAIDIMKKEGFDQLPVVDKEGSIKGMVTLGSLMTRLLAKKADPKTPVEDVLYGQFKRVTLNTPLAKVSRILDRDHYCLVVHNQRLSDTSDTVEERTVVVGIVTQIDLLNYITNHIQI from the exons ATGGCTTCAATCAATAGCAACGTGTCAGAATCGGCAACTCCTGTCGAGTTTGTTCGTCCCGATTTACCCAGCCGTTGCACGTGGCATCGCAACGCAGACCCTGCCACTTCGCCGCACACCCTCAAACCTCC acagCCGCGAAAGAAAATTATGACAACAATTTTGGACAACATTGGAAATACCCCACTTG TTCAATTGAATTCTATACCAAAAAGCTGCGGTTTGAAGTGCGAAATTC TTGCGAAATGCGAATTTTTCAACGCTGGTGGAAGCGTTAAGGATCGTATTGGATTGAGGATGGTAGAAGATGCCGAAAAAGCTGGTAAAATTAAACCCGGAGACGTGCTTATCGAACCAACTTCAGGAAACACTG GCATCGGAATCGCATTGGCAGCCGCTGTGAAAGGTTATCGTTGCATCATTGTCCTACCGGAAAAAATGTCCAACGAAAAGGTTGATACCTTGAAAGCACTTGGAGCCGAAATTGTGCGAACACCAACGTCTGCGACTTTTGACTCACCTGAAAGTCACATTTCGGTGGCCCAGCGACTCAATCGCGATATCCCAAATTCTATGATTCTAGATCAG tacCGTAACCCTGGCAATCCTTTGGCTCACTACGACATCACGGCCGAAGAAATTATTGATCAATGCGATGGCAAATTAGATATGATTGTC TTGTCAGCGGGAACTGGAGGAACGGCTACAGGCATTGGTCGAAAGATTAAAGAGAAACTTCCGAATTGTATTGTAGTCGGCGTCGATCCGGAGGGTTCCATCTTAGCTGAACCAgaagaaattaataaaaccGATAATTCCGGATTTTACGAAGTGGAAGGCATAGGATATGACTTTATTCCTACTGTTCTTG ATCGCTCAGTAGTTGACAAATGGTTCAAATCTAACGATAAGGATTCATTGACCATGTCGAGAAAGCTCATTCGAGAAGAAGGTCTTCTGTGCG GTGGCAGCTGTGGAGCGGCTATGTCAGCTGCTGTAAAAGCTGCGCAAGAGCTTAAAGAAGGACAACGATGCGTCGTCCTTCTTCCCGATGGATTGAGGAACTACATGAGCAAATTCCTTTCTGATCAGTGGATGATGGAACGCGACTTGCTTGACAGCTCAGGAGATGTTTCTGAGAATCATTG GTGGTCCAACTTGTTGGTGTCTGCTCTTAATTTACAAGCTCCGCTGTCAATTGTTCCTTCGGTTACATGCCAGGAAGCCATAGACATCATGAAAAAGGAAGGATTTGATCAACTCCCCGTTGTAGACAAAGAAGG aTCAATTAAAGGAATGGTAACGCTTGGGTCTTTAATGACTCGATTGCTGGCTAAAAAAGCTGATCCAAAAACACCAGTGGAAGATGTACTTTATGGTCAATTTAAACGAGTCACGCTCAACACTCCGCTTGCCAAGGTTTCAAGGATTCTCGATCGCGACCATTATTGTCTGGTCGTTCACAATCAACGTCTCT CAGATACCAGTGACACTGTTGAAGAACGTACCGTGGTTGTTGGCATTGTTACCCAGATCGATCTTCTAAACTATATTACCAACCATATCCAGATTTAA